A genomic region of Anas acuta chromosome 1, bAnaAcu1.1, whole genome shotgun sequence contains the following coding sequences:
- the NHS gene encoding actin remodeling regulator NHS isoform X3, whose amino-acid sequence MQHFCDSPGREMRRLPSCLHGLRWTFNITAVSNLDAESKLSVYYRAPWHQQRNIFLPSTRPPCVEELHHHAKQHLRALRREHRSRGDNREQKAPGPISVVAPPFPPFPAVCSQKRQAIKDRHFLSFNSTRSPSPVECCHMTPWSRKSHPPEDEDTDVMLGQRPKNPIHNIPSTLDKQTNWSKALPLPTPEEKMKQDAQVISSCIIPINVTGVGFDREASIRCSLVHSQSVLQRRRKLRRRKTISGIPRRVQQEIDSDESPVARERSVIVHANPDFSSAGSRRSGTRDSECQTEEILIAAPSRRRIRAQRGQSVVASLSHSAGNILVLADNGDAVFAAAVSNRIRSRSLPREGARASEGDPAAATKSSAYEAEHFLASQERLPKKGKEVLSKQGSQEHQPLGLTCPQHLHSPEHSIGERGRSRLSRMADSGSCEISSNSDTFGSPIHSISTAGVLLSSHMDQKDDHQSSSGNWSGSSSTCPSQTSETIPPAASPPLTGSSHCDSELSLNTAPNANEDSSVFITEQFGDHVDKVRGHRASSFTSTVADLLDDPNNSNTSDSEWNYLHHHHDASCRQDFSPERPKADSLGCPSFTSMATYDSFLEKTPSDKADTSSHFSVDTEGYYTSMHFDCGLKGNKSYICNYAAAGSESGQTASVTSSLADCAWQECVNHRRQGRQSISLKKPKAKPAPPKRSSSLRKSEGSVDLPEKKEPKISSGQHVSHTAREMKLPLEFSNTPSRAEGSSLPPKSELPWASQSDGGLKDAQFDTADMPSFKDEGAEQPHYADLWLLNDLKSSDPYRSLSNSSTATGTTVIECIKSPESSESQTSQSGSRATTPSLPSVDSEFKLASPEKLAGLASPSSGYSSQSETPTSSFPTAFFSGPLSPGGSKRKPKVPERKSSLQQPLSKDGTVSASKDLELPIIPPTHLDLSALHSVLNKPFAHRHQLHAFNPSKQNTVGEALSPSPPSALAITPSVLKSVHLRAVNRPEEAKQKGSTPDLLCVRETALVANDVSPGKMRPPLTKKPVSRQYSTEEAIMPYIDASPVEMGPGKPPLEKSSSFSGQSNCEQETLTSASAALVEIKPVKDQVPLAAERLPDSALNQSCAVPTEGFQKGSAIPTGDYEAEKANQGAEVDGHPERTQPELSGGGGQQLEPGPAAESPAQAQGVDVSDQLKHQLDLSHHVPGNISFESETAAVNLLGEASCKQENDIASGIPTKSASDAGRADEPAGGTEEPSLKESSPSDDSIMSPLSEDSQADAEDVFVSPNKPRTTEDLFAVIHRSKRKVLGRKDSGDLSVRNRLRASSGTSSQPPASSMLPASSAPPASSTGAPISSQRSPGLIYRNAKKSNTSNEEFKLLLLKKGSRSDSSYRMSATEILKSPILPKSPGELTAEAPQSLDESPQAASPDALSPLSPCSPRVNAEGFSSKSFPMSASSRVGRSRAPPAASSSRYSVRCRLYNTPMQAISEGETENSDGSPHDDRSSQSST is encoded by the exons TCCCATCCACCAGAGGACGAAGATACAGATGTCATGTTAGGGCAGAGGCCGAAAAATCCAATACATAATATCCCTTCTACACTGGATAAGCAAACCAATTGGAGTAAAGCACTACCTCTCCCAACtccagaggagaaaatgaaacaagatgCCCAAGTGATTTCTTCTTGCATTATCCCCATCAATGTCACTG GAGTTGGTTTTGACAGAGAGGCTAGTATACGCTGCTCTCTTGTTCATTCACAATCTGTACTACAGCGGAGACGAAAgttgaggaggaggaaaaccaTCTCTGGCATCCCCAGAAGAGTGCAACAAGAAATAG ATTCGGACGAGTCGCCGGTGGCGAGGGAGCGCAGCGTGATTGTGCACGCCAACCCGGACTTCTCCAGCGCCGGCAGCCGGCGGTCGGGGACCAGGGACTCGGAGTGCCAGACGGAAGAAATCCTGATCGCCGCTCCCTCCCGGCGCCGCATCCGCGCGCAGAGGGGGCAGAGCGTGGTCGCCTCCCTCTCGCACTCTGCCGGCAACATTTTGGTGCTGGCGGACAACGGGGATGCCGTCTTCGCTGCCGCCGTCAGCAACCGCATCCGCTCACGGAGCCTCCCTCGTGAGGGTGCAAGAGCCAGCGAGGGCGACCCAGCCGCCGCCACCAAGAGTTCGGCATATGAGGCAGAGCACTTCCTAGCCAGCCAGGAGAGGCTCCCgaaaaaggggaaggaggtCCTGAGCAAACAGGGTTCACAAGAGCACCAGCCCCTAGGTTTAACGTGCCCTCAGCACCTGCACAGCCCCGAGCACAGCATCGGTGAGAGAGGGAGGTCGCGACTGTCGAGGATGGCAGATTCAGGAAGCTGCGAGATTTCATCCAACTCGGACACCTTTGGGAGCCCCATTCACTCCATCTCCACGGCAGGAGTCCTGCTCAGCAGCCACATGGACCAGAAGGATGACCACCAGTCCTCCAGCGGCAACTGGAGTGGGAGCAGCTCCACGTGTCCCTCTCAGACATCCGAAAccattcctcctgctgcctctccgCCACTGACGGGCTCCTCGCACTGTGACTCCGAGCTGTCCCTCAACACCGCTCCCAACGCCAACGAGGACTCGAGCGTCTTCATCACGGAGCAGTTTGGTGACCACGTGGACAAGGTCAGAGGCCACAGGGCGAGCTCCTTCACCTCTACCGTGGCAGATTTACTTGATGACCCCAACAACAGCAACACGAGCGACAGCGAGTGGAACTACCTGCACCACCACCACGATGCCTCCTGTCGCCAGGACTTCAGCCCCGAGCGCCCCAAGGCCGACAGCCTGGGATGCCCGAGCTTCACGAGCATGGCCACGTACGACAGCTTCCTAGAGAAGACCCCCTCTGACAAGGCAGACACTAGCTCACACTTCTCCGTGGATACTGAAGGATACTATACCTCCATGCACTTTGACTGTGGTCTCAAGGGTAACAAGAGCTATATTTGCAACTATGCAGCCGCAGGCTCCGAGAGCGGCCAGACGGCGAGCGTGACCTCCAGCCTGGCCGACTGTGCCTGGCAGGAGTGCGTGAACCACAGGAGGCAGGGACGGCAGAGCATCTCTCTGAAGAAACCAAAGGCAAAGCCAGCCCCACCAAAACGCAGCTCATCTTTGAGGAAATCTGAGGGCAGCGTGGATCTTCCCGAGAAGAAAGAACCAAAGATTAGCAGCGGGCAGCACGTGTCGCACACCGCCAGGGAAATGAAGCTACCGCTTGAGTTTTCCAACACACCTTCCAGAGCGGAGGGCTCGAGCCTGCCACCCAAATCCGAGCTGCCCTGGGCGAGCCAGAGTGACGGCGGCCTGAAGGACGCTCAGTTCGACACGGCCGACATGCCGTCCTTTAAAGACGAAGGTGCTGAACAACCTCACTATGCAGACCTCTGGCTCCTGAACGACTTGAAATCTAGCGATCCTTACAGGTCTTTATCTAATTCGAGCACTGCTACGGGTACCACGGTCATAGAGTGCATCAAGTCGCCAGAGAGCTCCGAGTCCCAGACGTCGCAGTCCGGGTCACGGGCCACCACCCCATCCCTCCCTTCCGTCGACAGCGAGTTCAAGCTGGCCTCGCCGGAGAAGCTGGCGGGTCTGGCCTCGCCCTCCAGCGGGTACTCGAGCCAGTCGGAGACGCCAACCTCCTCCTTCCCGACTGCCTTCTTCTCCGGACCCTTGTCTCCGGGGGGCAGCAAGAGAAAGCCGAAAGTACCCGAGAGGAAGTCGTCGCTGCAACAGCCGCTCTCTAAAGACGGCACCGTGTCTGCAAGCAAAGACCTCGAACTCCCGATTATACCTCCGACCCATCTCGACCTAAGTGCTCTTCACAGCGTCCTGAACAAACCGTTCGCTCACCGGCACCAGCTGCACGCCTTCAACCCCAGCAAGCAGAACACGGTGGGAGAagccctcagccccagcccgcCCTCTGCCCTCGCCATCACGCCCTCCGTCCTCAAGTCCGTGCACCTCAGGGCTGTCAACAGGCCCgaagaagcaaagcagaagggCAGCACTCCTGACCTGCTCTGCGTCCGAGAGACCGCGCTGGTGGCAAATGATGTTTCGCCGGGCAAAATGAGGCCGCCCCTAACCAAGAAGCCGGTATCACGGCAGTACTCCACTGAGGAGGCCATCATGCCGTACATCGATGCTTCCCCAGTAGAAATGGGCCCTGGAAAACCGCCCTTAGAAAAGAGCTCCTCTTTCAGCGGGCAGAGTAACTGCGAGCAAGAAACCCTAACTTCAGCAAGCGCGGCTCTGGTTGAAATCAAACCTGTGAAGGACCAAGTGCCCCTGGCCGCCGAGCGCTTGCCAGACAGTGCTCTGAATCAGTCTTGTGCCGTTCCTACAGAAGGGTTTCAGAAAGGTTCAGCCATCCCCACAGGTGATTACGAAGCAGAGAAAGCTAACCAAGGAGCAGAAGTAGACGGCCACCCCGAACGCACGCAGCCGGAGCTCTCTGGTGgcggtgggcagcagctggagcctggccctgcagctgaaAGCCCTGCTCAGGCGCAGGGAGTGGATGTCAGCGACCAGCTTAAGCACCAACTCGATTTAAGCCACCATGTGCCTGGGAATATCAGCTTCGAATCAGAGACGGCAGCGGTAAACTTGCTCGGTGAAGCGAGTTGTAAGCAGGAGAATGACATCGCATCAGGTATTCCTACCAAAAGTGCCTCCGATGCCGGCAGGGCGGACGAGCCAGCGGGTGGCACAGAAGAGCCATCGCTGAAAG AGTCTTCTCCAAGTGACGACTCCATCATGTCCCCGCTGAGTGAAGACTCTCAGGCTGATGCTGAGGACGTTTTTGTGTCTCCCAACAAACCTCGCACTACTGAGGACCTGTTTGCAGTCATTCACAG ATCAAAAAGGAAagttcttgggagaaaagaCTCCGGAGACCTGTCTGTCAGGAACAGATTGAGAGCTTCCTCTGGGACAAGCAGCCAGCCGCCCGCCAGCAGTATGCTGCCCGCCAGCAGCGCGCCGCCCGCCAGCAGCACAGGTGCTCCCATAAGCAGCCAGAGGTCCCCTGGGCTTATATACAGGAATGCCAAGAAGTCCAACACATCTAACGAGGAATTTAAGCTACTGCTCCTTAAAAAGGGCAGTCGGTCTGATTCTAGCTACAGGATGTCCGCCACAGAAATCCTGAAGAGTCCAATTCTGCCCAAGTCTCCCGGAGAGCTGACGGCGGAGGCACCCCAAAGCCTGGACGAGTCTCCCCAAGCAGCGAGCCCCGATGCgctgtccccgctgtccccctgCTCCCCGAGGGTCAACGCGGAAGGATTCTCCTCCAAGAGCTTTCCCATGTCAGCATCTTCGCGAGTGGGGCGCTCCCGGGCGCCAccggcagccagcagcagccggtACAGCGTGCGCTGCAGGCTGTACAACACGCCGATGCAGGCCATCTCGGAGGGAGAGACCGAGAACTCGGACGGCAGCCCCCACGATGACCGGTCTTCTCAGAGCTCAACATAG